AAATCTAAGAAATATTTTTGATCCTCCCCCTCTTCTTTATGTAAAAGGTGAATTAAGAAAGGAGGATGACTTTTCAATATCTATTGTTGGTACTCGGACTCCTACAAGATATGGAAAGCTAACAGCGGAAAGATTAGCCTGGGAACTTGGCTCTCAAGGCCTTACAGTTGTAAGTGGTATGGCGAAAGGGATTGATAGCTATGCTCACGAAGGGGCACTATCAAGCGGAGGAAGATCAATAGCCGTATTTGGTTCAGGTTTAGATGTAGTCTATCCTTCAGAAAATAAAAAATTAATGAATAAGATTATTGATAATGGAGCGATCTTATCCGAGTTCCCTATGCAAACCAGACCGAACAGGGAAAATTTTCCTATTAGAAACAGGATTATTAGCGGTATTTCATTAGGCACGGTAGTCGTAGAGGCCGCTTCCAGAAGTGGTTCATTAATAACAGCTAAATTAGCACTGGAACAAGGAAGAGAGGTTTTTGCAGTACCAGGGAATATCAGTTCAGGAAAGAGTAAAGGAACAAATAGTCTTTTGAAGTTAGGGGCTAAATTAGTGGAAGGGGTAGATGATATTCTAGAAGAATTAAAACCACAATTAAGCCTTTATCCAGAGAAGAAGGTTAAAAATCAGAGTTGCCTGATAAAGAAGACTAAAAGTGAAAGACTTACAGAGGAAGAGGAGAAAATTTGCTCCCTTATAGGAGATGAGGGCAAGCATATTGATAGTATAATTATTGAAAGCTTATTACCTTCGAATAAAGTGGTTAGTATTTTAGCCAAATTGGAGTTAATGGGAATTATTAAACAATATTCTGGTAAGATGTTTTTCAGAAATCATTAGAAAAAGGAGATGTGGTTTGAAAGAAAGAATATTTGGAATTGTTAATCTAATCGTTAATCATATTTTAGAAAATGATGATCTGGATCATGAGAAGAATAATGTTATGGAGAACTTAATCTCCAAGGGATATAATCCAAACGAAATAATAGACGCCTTTACATGGATAAGAAGTTTTGCTACCAATCTATATAATGATATGCAGTTTGATAAATTTTATAATAAACCACATGCCTTTAGGATCTTAAGTGAAGAAGAAAGAATGCGATTTACAGTAGAGGCTTGGGGCTTTCTCATTAAGCTCAGAGAATTAGGGATAATAGATGATTCATTAAGGGAAGAAATAATTAATAAGGCTCTTTTAATCATAGATGACGAAGTTGATCTGGATGATATCATGATTGTTGCATCTTTAGCAGTATTCAGACAATCCTATCCTCTTTTCAAAGAGGAGTTTTTGGATCAATTTCAACACGGTAAAAACTATTTAATAAATTAAGATCAAAGATGTCAAAATCGCTTTTAATAGTCGAATCTCCAACAAAGGCCAAAACTCTTAAGAAATTTTTGGGTAATGATTATGATATCAAGGCCTCTGTTGGACATATTAAGGATTTACCCAAAAATAAGCTTGGAGTTAATTTAGAAAATAACTTTGAACCTGAATATATAACCATTAGAGGGAAAGGAAGGATACTAAAGGAGTTAAGAGGAGCTGCCAGTAAGGTGGAGACAGTATATCTTGCTCCAGATCCTGATAGAGAGGGAGAAGCGATTGCATGGCATATTTCCAAAGAGTTAAAAAATATCCCCCCAAAAAATATCTACAGAATACTTATCAATGAATTCACTCCTAAATCTATATCCCAGGCCTTTAAAAATCCTGGGAGGATCAATGAAGATAAAATATATGCCCAGCAAGCTAGAAGAATATTGGATAGATTAGTAGGTTACATGATTAGTCCCCTCCTGTGGAAGAAGGTTAAGAGGGGCTTAAGTGCCGGGAGAGTTCAATCAGTTGCCCTTCGTCTGATTTGTGAAAGAGAGAAGGAAATTACATCATTTGTTTCTCAAGAGTATTGGTCTATTACTGCCGAATTAGAGGGGAATAGCCTTCCACAGTTTCAGGCAAAACTGTATAAAATTGATAATGACAAGATAGATATAAAAAATGATAAAGATGCTGATAAGATTGTTGAGGATTTAAGAGAAAAGGAATTTATTGTTCATGATATAGAAAAAAAGAAGAAACAAAAGAAACCGTTGCCGCCGTTTATCACCAGTTCATTGCAGCAAGAGGCTTCCAGGAA
This is a stretch of genomic DNA from Nitrospinota bacterium. It encodes these proteins:
- the dprA gene encoding DNA-processing protein DprA → MEERLWWIALYLVPGIGEKLFKRLIDHFDSPRKIFNASMKDLEMVKGISKEIANKIKSFDIGKTLKKELELVNKNNVNIMILKDKKYPKNLRNIFDPPPLLYVKGELRKEDDFSISIVGTRTPTRYGKLTAERLAWELGSQGLTVVSGMAKGIDSYAHEGALSSGGRSIAVFGSGLDVVYPSENKKLMNKIIDNGAILSEFPMQTRPNRENFPIRNRIISGISLGTVVVEAASRSGSLITAKLALEQGREVFAVPGNISSGKSKGTNSLLKLGAKLVEGVDDILEELKPQLSLYPEKKVKNQSCLIKKTKSERLTEEEEKICSLIGDEGKHIDSIIIESLLPSNKVVSILAKLELMGIIKQYSGKMFFRNH
- a CDS encoding DUF494 family protein; its protein translation is MKERIFGIVNLIVNHILENDDLDHEKNNVMENLISKGYNPNEIIDAFTWIRSFATNLYNDMQFDKFYNKPHAFRILSEEERMRFTVEAWGFLIKLRELGIIDDSLREEIINKALLIIDDEVDLDDIMIVASLAVFRQSYPLFKEEFLDQFQHGKNYLIN